The proteins below come from a single Mercenaria mercenaria strain notata chromosome 3, MADL_Memer_1, whole genome shotgun sequence genomic window:
- the LOC123524439 gene encoding E3 SUMO-protein ligase ZBED1-like, with protein MMTRLVEQRRVVSDILLDPKLSKKEDSVLNLKEYEWDLIGELSDILRPLADTTEYMCTERCVSNMDSNIASRVKEVIREDLIRRYQPSSDTAAESTAALGALLDPRYKKLPFFSSQQRKITHGALESCLEDLPLRLPACDVNNCEETPSKRRKLDFLDFSSPERTSEDEVQSYLSEKMVSDTDPLLWWRDNEERFPKIAIVAKRVLAVPATSVPSERIFSATGLLINKLRNRLSSEIVDSIIFLSKNEVNITEAD; from the coding sequence ATGATGACCCGTTTAGTTGAACAGCGACGAGTTGTGTCAGACATTCTCCTAGATCCAAAGTTAAGTAAGAAAGAGGACAGTGTTCTAAACTTGAAGGAATATGAGTGGGATCTGATAGGTGAACTTAGTGACATTCTTCGCCCATTAGCGGATACTACCGAGTACATGTGTACAGAACGCTGTGTGTCAAACATGGACAGTAACATTGCGTCGAGAGTGAAAGAGGTGATACGTGAAGATTTGATACGACGTTACCAGCCTTCATCAGACACGGCAGCAGAGTCAACGGCAGCACTAGGCGCTCTTCTGGACCCACGGTATAAGAAGTTGCCATTCTTCTCCTCCCAGCAACGTAAGATCACACATGGTGCTCTTGAATCTTGTCTTGAAGACCTGCCGCTCAGACTTCCTGCCTGTGACGTAAACAACTGTGAGGAAACACCATCAAAGCGCCGTAAGTTAGACTTTCTCGATTTCAGTTCACCTGAACGTACCTCAGAGGATGAGGTACAGAGTTACCTAAGTGAAAAAATGGTGTCGGACACTGATCCTCTTCTTTGGTGGAGAGATAATGAGGAGAGATTTCCCAAAATTGCAATCGTTGCAAAAAGAGTTCTCGCAGTTCCAGCAACTTCTGTACCTTCAGAACGGATATTCAGCGCAACGGGACTACTCATTAATAAGTTGAGAAATAGACTATCTAGCGAGATAGTGGACAGCATAATCTTTTTGAGCAAAAATGAGGTGAACATTACTGAAGCTGATTAA